A segment of the Nitrosopumilus sp. genome:
CGTTTTTTAGAAAGTTTGCTTCAAGCAGATTTATTGTTTCCAGTGCTGGAACTGCTCCTTTGTCCTGTTTAAACCCAATTGTAATTCAGGTGATGAATGAAGTTGGAATTGATGTGACAAAACAAACGCCAAAATTACTTTCTGATTCAATGATTGGGAATTCGTTTAAGACTGTAAACATGGGGTGCATGGACAAAGAATCATGCCCTTCATTATTTGTCAAAGATGTTATTGATTGGGATATTGCCGATCCAAAAGAAAGGTCACTTGATGAAGTACGAATAATTCGAGATTCTATAAAGTCTCAGGTGATGGATCTTGTAGATGTTCTTGAGATGAAAAATTAATGGTGTATTCTAACTTACAGATTTTTACAGTTGAATTAATTGGTACTTTCATACTTGTAATTTTTGCAACCGGATCCATTGTTTATGATGCTAAGATTTTTGATGGGATGTTGGGAATTCCGTTTGCTGCACTAGCTCCTTTTATCGCGTTGTTAATTGGCGTGTATTCCTTTGGACGTGTGTCTCTGGCACATTTCAATCCTGCGGTGACCATTGGCTATTATATTACAGGCCACATATCAAAGATCCAAATTGCATATTATTTTGCTGCAGAAATAATTGGTGCATTGCTTGGCTCTCTTTTTGTCTTGTCTTTCATTGGGGATGATGTAAACCTCGGAGTAAATTCACCAAACACTGATTTTTCAATATTTGTAATTTTTACAGTAGAGGTCTTGGCTTCTGCAATGCTTATGGGTGTGATCTTCTATGTTGTGTATACCAAAGGTCTGAGAGGATTTAGTGGAATTGCAATTGGCGGAATAGTTGCTCTGGATGTATTATTTCTGGCTTTCATATCTGGTGCATCCATGAATCCCGCTAGAGCCTTGGCCCCAGCATTAATTTCTGGAACATTTGATCATCTTTGGTTGTATTGGATTGCTCCTTTTGTTGGAACTACAATGGTTGCTTTCTTGTTCAGAAAGAAATTTCAGGCACAAAGAGAGATAAATTACGAATAATAATGACCCAAAATACATTTGAGTATGTCTGAATCCAGAAAACTGTTCGATATTGCCAAAAAAGTGATTCCATCTGGAGTCAATAGCCCTGTTAGATATTTTGAGCCTTATCCTTTTTTCACAAAAAAAGCAAATGGTGCGCATATTTGGGATGCTGACAATAATCGTTACATTGACTTTTGCAATGGTTATGGGGCATTGCTCTTAGGGCATAGACGAAAAGAAATCATCAAATCCGTTTCTAACCAACTGTCCAAAGGCACGCTCTACTGTACTCCTACCGAATCTGAAATCGAACTTTCAAAATTGATCATTGACAATTTCCCATCCATTGACAAAGTACGGTTGATGAATACTGGAGGTGAAGCTACGATGACTGCAATCAGATTAGCACGCGGATTCACAAAAAAGAAAAAAATAATCAAATTTGAAGGGTGCTATCACGGTGCACATGACTCTGTTTTGGTTAAAGCAGGATCAGGTTCCGCACATAATGGAATTTCTGTATCTGACGGGGGACTCGATGAGGTCTCAAAAAATACGTTGGTTGTGGAGTATAATGATATTGAAGATTTACAGAAAACAATTAGAAAAAATAAGGACATTGCGGGTGTAATTGTAGAGCCGATACTTGCCAACATGGGTCTCATTTTACCTGAAAAGAATTTTCTTTCTGATCTGAGAAAAATTACGGAAGAAAACAACATTCCATTAATTTTTGATGAAGTTGTTACAGGTTTTAGGGTTGCACCTGGTGGAGCTCAAGAGCACTTTGGAATTAAACCTGATATCACTACACTTGCCAAGGCACTAAGTAACGGATTCACAATATCTGCAGTCGGAGGCAGAAAAGAAATAATGGACTTGCTTTCTCCTGGTGGTAAAGTTTACCAGGCAAGTACGTTTGCAGGCAATCCGATTTCTGTAAGTGCTGCCATAAGTTCGATCAAAACAATCAACAAAATCAAAAATAAGATCTATTCAAAACTTGAAAGATACAACCTGTTACTTTCCACTGCATTGGATGACATGGCTACTGATATGAAAATCCCCCATCAAATCAACTTTACAGCATCTATGTTCCAAATTTTCTTTACAAACAAGCCTGTTGTAAATTATCAAACATCCAAGAATGCAAATGCCAAGAAATTTCAAAAACTGTTTCAGACACTTTTGAAAAAGGGGATCTTTATCGCTCCCTCTCAATTTGAAGTGGTTTTCCTTTCTGATGCCCACACCGAAACTGATCTAAATAAAACACTTGACGCATATCATTCTGCATTGAAATCGGTGAAAAATTGAAGTACGTAGTAGGGGCTCGAGGAAGTCAATTGTCAGTTGCTCAGACCGGATGGGTGATTTCTGAATTAAAAAAAGTAAATCCTGACTGTGAATATGAAATTAGACCTATCACGACAAAAGGTGATACTGACACTAGGCCTCTATTCACTATTGATCAAAAAGGAATTTTTGAAAAGGAGATTGACAGGGCTGTCGCTCAAAACGAAGTGGATTTTGCAGTACATAGTCTCAAAGATGTTCCATCTGAATTGGATGCAAACTTGACACTTGCATCTATTCCAAAACGTGAAGCAGTCAACGATGTGTTCATTTCATCAGATGGCTCCACGTTGGATGAAGTCAAAGAAGGGTCTGTAATTGGAACAAGCTCCTTGCGACGTGCAGTTCAAATATCTAGAAAAAGACCTGATGTAATTGTAAAACCTATTCGTGGAAATATTGAAACCAGAATAAAAAAAATATCTGGCGATGATTATGATGCCATTGTTCTTGCTCAAGCTGGGATCTCAAGATTGGCAGTTGATGTAAACTATGCTGCATTGGCAATTGATGATTTTTCTCCGTCTCCTGGCCAGGGTGCGATTGCAATTGTTGCAAGGACAGTTGATGTTGAAACAAATGCCATGTTAAAAAAAATTGAAGACGGTGATTCTCGTTTGGAAATAGAGGCTGAACGCTCCCTTTCTGACTATGTTGACTCTGGTTGCAGATTCCCCCTGGGAGCATATGCCAAATCCCGTGGTTCTGAGATGGATTTGACGGTATCGGCATTCTCTGTAGATGGAAAACAGTCTCTACATGTATGCAAAACTGGAAAAAAACAGGATCCTGGGTCTCTGGGAAAAAGTGCAGGTGAAGAATTATGTGTAAAGGGGGTCAATGATCTTGCATTAAATTGGAGAGAAAAAGTAGAGGAATGGAATAAGACATGACTGGAAAAGTGTATCTTGTTGGTGCAGGTCCTGGAGACAGTAAGTTGATAACATTACGTGCTGTTGAATTACTTGAAAAAGCAGATGTTGTTTTGTATGATCGGTTGGTAAGTAAAAAAATAATTTCAATGATTCCAAAAAAAGCGGAAAAAGTCTACGTGGGTCGTGCCGTAGGCGATGACACGACTCATCAAAATACCACAAATGACTTGATGGTACAGCATGCAAAATCTAAAAAAAATGTGGTTAGGCTAAAGGGCGGTGATCCGATAATCTTTGGACGCGGTGGTGAGGAGGCAGAATTCCTTAAAGAAAACAAGATAAAATATGAAATAGTTCCTGGAATCACTTCTGGTATTGGGTCTGCAACGTATGCAGGCATTCCACTAACTCATAGAAAGCATGCATCATCTGTAGTCTTTGTAACCGGACATGAGGATCCAGAAAAAAAAAAGGAAATTGTCAAATGGAAGAATCTTGCCAAGTCTGTTGATACAATTGTAATCATGATGGGCCTTTCGCGCATAGATGTTATTTGCAAGCAACTTATTGCTGGAGGCCTTGATAAAAAAACTCCTGTGGCTGTAATTCAAAACGGAACTACGCCCCAACAAAAAATGGTCAAGGGAACCGTCACAAATATTGCAAAAAAAATCAAAGAAAATAAAATTGTTCCTCCCACAAACATCATTATCGGTAAAGTAGTTGATTTGTCAGAAACCATCGGGTGGAAGTAAATGCTTGATGGAAAAACTATTGCTATTACTCGTTCAAAAGATGATGCATCTGAATTCATTTCTCTTTGTGAACAAACCAAGGCAATCCCTGTACCATTACCGACAATAGAACTTGTTAGCAAAGGTGAAAAAATTGTTGATGAGTTTTTAGAATCTGTTGTAGAGTACAATCCTGACTATTCTGTTTTTATGAGTTCCAAGGCTGTAAAATTGCTATTTGATACTGCAAAAAAAGTTGGAAAAATAGAAAAATTACAATTGGCTGTAGCAAATACTATCGTGATGTCCGTTGGACCTAAGACCACCATGTCTCTTGAATCTGAAGGGATTAAGGTGAATCATCAAGCTACCACCTATTCCTCAGTTGGTGTTGGAGAAGAATTCACAAAAATTCATGCAGTTGGTAAAAAAGTGATTGTTCCTCGTAGCGGTGCCTCTACGCCATTTCTAAAAGAATTGTTAAACAAGATTGGAATTGATGTGTTGGAAATTCATCTGTATGACGTTTGTGCG
Coding sequences within it:
- a CDS encoding uroporphyrinogen-III synthase; the protein is MLDGKTIAITRSKDDASEFISLCEQTKAIPVPLPTIELVSKGEKIVDEFLESVVEYNPDYSVFMSSKAVKLLFDTAKKVGKIEKLQLAVANTIVMSVGPKTTMSLESEGIKVNHQATTYSSVGVGEEFTKIHAVGKKVIVPRSGASTPFLKELLNKIGIDVLEIHLYDVCAFRDTTQWNGFRELFSKNKVNGVVFTSASSVRGFFEIMSKDYELNTLLDNLEKLSVVSIGPFTSDELKKLKVKNTVAEVHTVAGAFDVMKNSLVV
- a CDS encoding arsenate reductase ArsC, producing MVESILFVCVENAGRSQMAEAFFRKFASSRFIVSSAGTAPLSCLNPIVIQVMNEVGIDVTKQTPKLLSDSMIGNSFKTVNMGCMDKESCPSLFVKDVIDWDIADPKERSLDEVRIIRDSIKSQVMDLVDVLEMKN
- the cobA gene encoding uroporphyrinogen-III C-methyltransferase, with translation MTGKVYLVGAGPGDSKLITLRAVELLEKADVVLYDRLVSKKIISMIPKKAEKVYVGRAVGDDTTHQNTTNDLMVQHAKSKKNVVRLKGGDPIIFGRGGEEAEFLKENKIKYEIVPGITSGIGSATYAGIPLTHRKHASSVVFVTGHEDPEKKKEIVKWKNLAKSVDTIVIMMGLSRIDVICKQLIAGGLDKKTPVAVIQNGTTPQQKMVKGTVTNIAKKIKENKIVPPTNIIIGKVVDLSETIGWK
- the hemL gene encoding glutamate-1-semialdehyde 2,1-aminomutase, giving the protein MSESRKLFDIAKKVIPSGVNSPVRYFEPYPFFTKKANGAHIWDADNNRYIDFCNGYGALLLGHRRKEIIKSVSNQLSKGTLYCTPTESEIELSKLIIDNFPSIDKVRLMNTGGEATMTAIRLARGFTKKKKIIKFEGCYHGAHDSVLVKAGSGSAHNGISVSDGGLDEVSKNTLVVEYNDIEDLQKTIRKNKDIAGVIVEPILANMGLILPEKNFLSDLRKITEENNIPLIFDEVVTGFRVAPGGAQEHFGIKPDITTLAKALSNGFTISAVGGRKEIMDLLSPGGKVYQASTFAGNPISVSAAISSIKTINKIKNKIYSKLERYNLLLSTALDDMATDMKIPHQINFTASMFQIFFTNKPVVNYQTSKNANAKKFQKLFQTLLKKGIFIAPSQFEVVFLSDAHTETDLNKTLDAYHSALKSVKN
- the hemC gene encoding hydroxymethylbilane synthase, which produces MKYVVGARGSQLSVAQTGWVISELKKVNPDCEYEIRPITTKGDTDTRPLFTIDQKGIFEKEIDRAVAQNEVDFAVHSLKDVPSELDANLTLASIPKREAVNDVFISSDGSTLDEVKEGSVIGTSSLRRAVQISRKRPDVIVKPIRGNIETRIKKISGDDYDAIVLAQAGISRLAVDVNYAALAIDDFSPSPGQGAIAIVARTVDVETNAMLKKIEDGDSRLEIEAERSLSDYVDSGCRFPLGAYAKSRGSEMDLTVSAFSVDGKQSLHVCKTGKKQDPGSLGKSAGEELCVKGVNDLALNWREKVEEWNKT